In Lotus japonicus ecotype B-129 chromosome 5, LjGifu_v1.2, one genomic interval encodes:
- the LOC130717149 gene encoding uncharacterized protein LOC130717149: MQSNEAPSSMEVEAVPSEPKLLPPKPKFEPLKPHEMSDGQVQFRKVSVPPHRYTPLKKAWMDLYTPVYEQMKIDIRMNLKARKVELKTRRDTPDISNLQKCADFVHAFMLGFDVIDAIALLRLDELYIESFEIKDVKTLRGDHLSRAIGRLSGKGGKTKFAIENASKTRIVIADSKIHILGSFANIKIARDSLCSLILGSPAGKVYSKLRAVTSRLAERF, encoded by the coding sequence ATGCAGTCAAACGAGGCACCTTCTTCAATGGAAGTTGAAGCTGTCCCATCTGAACCCAAGCTTTTACCACCAAAGCCAAAGTTTGAGCCTTTGAAACCTCATGAGATGTCTGATGGTCAGGTTCAGTTCCGCAAGGTGTCTGTTCCGCCGCATCGTTACACTCCTCTTAAGAAAGCTTGGATGGATCTCTACACCCCTGTCTATGAACAGATGAAAATTGACATCCGTATGAATTTGAAGGCTCGGAAAGTTGAGCTGAAGACAAGGCGTGATACACCTGATATCAGTAACCTGCAGAAATGTGCTGATTTTGTCCATGCTTTCATGCTCGGTTTTGATGTCATAGACGCCATTGCGCTTCTGCGTTTGGATGAGCTCTATATCGAGTCCTTTGAGATCAAGGATGTTAAAACACTTCGAGGCGATCACTTGTCCCGTGCTATTGGAAGATTGTCTGGTAAAGGTGGTAAAACGAAGTTCGCAATTGAGAATGCGTCCAAGACAAGAATCGTGATTGCTGACAGCAAAATCCACATTCTGGGATCTTTTGCTAACATTAAGATTGCCAGGGATTCTCTTTGTAGCCTAATCCTGGGATCACCAGCAGGAAAGGTGTACTCCAAACTAAGAGCAGTTACTTCTAGACTCGCAGAAAGATTTTGA
- the LOC130717148 gene encoding amino acid transporter AVT1C-like — protein sequence MNHNFVSDNSLILESDEEDEEKDLNKGEGDGNDSDSSNYSNENPPQRKPSSYNISWPQSYRQSIDLYSSVPSPNIGFLGTPSLNRLSSSFLSTSLTRRHTPEALPSVSKPLIQPTEEEPQRRSSHALLPPLARKSSLIKKDAKVSHHEIPSRQCSFGQAVLNGINVLCGVGILSTPYAAKQGGWVGLSILFLFGIISFYTGLLLRSCLDSEPGIETYPDIGQAAFGTIGRIAISIVLYVELYGCCIEYIILEGDNLATLFPNAYLNLGGIVLNPQTLFAIIATLAVLPTVWLRDLSILSFISAGGVIASVLVTICLFWVGVVDVGFQSKGTTLNLTTFPVALGLYGYCYSGHAVFPNIYTSMAKPNQFPAVLLACFGICTFLYAAGAVMGYKMFGDAILSQFTLNLPQDLVATKVAVWTTVVNPFTKYALTISPVAMSLEELIPSNNAKSYLYSIFIRTGLVVSTLLIGLSVPFFGLVMSLIGSLLTMLVTLILPCVCYLRILRGKVTRLQVALCIIIITVGVVSSAFGTYSALSEIIKSLGG from the exons ATGAATCATAACTTTGTTTCAGACAACAGTCTTATTCTTGagagtgatgaagaagatgaggagaAGGATTTGAACAAAGGTGAAGGTGATGGTAATGATTCTGATTCTTCCAATTACTCCAATGAAAATCCTCCACAGAGGAAGCCTAGTTCCTACAACATCTCATGGCCTCAGAGTTACAG GCAGTCTATTGATCTCTACAGTAGTGTGCCATCACCAAATATTGGATTTCTGGGCACTCCCTCATTGAACAGATTGAGCAGTTCCTTCCTTTCTACATCTCTGACAAGGAGGCACACTCCCGAAGCACTTCCTTCAGTGTCGAAACCTCTGATACAACCGACTGAAGAGGAGCCACAGAGGCGAAGCTCTCACGCCTTGCTTCCCCCTCTTGCTAGGAAGTCTTCTTTGATTAAGAAGGATGCCAAGGTTTCTCATCATGAAATTCCTTCTCGCCAATGCTCCTTTGGACAGGCTGTGCTTAACG GCATAAATGTTCTTTGTGGAGTAGGAATCCTTTCAACCCCTTATGCTGCGAAACAAGGTGGATGGGTCGGGCTTTCTATCTTGTTCCTTTTTGGAATCATTTCCTTCTATACCGGGCTGCTCTTGCGTTCCTGCTTGGACAGTGAACCTGGTATTGAGACATACCCTGACATTGGTCAAGCTGCTTTTGGTACTATTGGACGTATTGCCATTTCA ATAGTATTGTATGTGGAATTATAT GGTTGTTGCATTGAATACATAATTTTGGAGGGCGACAACTTGGCTACCTTATTTCCAAATGCATACTTAAATTTGGGTGGAATTGTATTGAATCCACAAACTTTGTTTGCTATTATCGCCACCTTGGCTGTTCTTCCAACCGTTTGGCTCCGTGACCTAAGTATTCTCAGTTTTATCTCAG CCGGTGGAGTTATTGCATCAGTTTTAGTGACTATCTGCTTGTTCTGGGTTGGCGTTGTGGACGTTGGCTTTCAGAGCAAAGGGACAACACTCAATCTTACAACTTTTCCTGTTGCATTGGGTCTTTATGGTTACTGCTACTCTGGACATGCTGTGTTCCCAAACATTTATACATCCATGGCAAAGCCAAACCAGTTCCCTGCAGTGCtcttagcatg TTTTGGAATTTGCACCTTCCTATATGCCGCCGGGGCTGTTATGGGATACAAGATGTTTGGAGATGCTATACTATCTCAGTTCACTCTTAACTTGCCTCAAGATTTGGTGGCAACCAAGGTTGCTGTGTGGACAACG GTGGTTAATCCATTTACCAA GTATGCGCTGACTATATCTCCAGTGGCAATGAGTCTAGAGGAATTGATACCATCAAACAATGCCAAGTCTTACCTATATTCCATCTTCATCAGAACAGGGTTGGTAGTGTCGACCCTGCTAATTGGTCTGTCAGTTCCCTTTTTTG gtcTGGTTATGTCTTTGATTGGATCACTGCTTACAATGCTTGTT ACTTTGATACTACCCTGTGTTTGTTACCTGAGAATTTTGCGGGGAAAAGTCACCCGATTACAG GTAGCACTTTGCATTATAATTATTACCGTAGGTGTTGTATCTTCTGCCTTTGGAACATACTCAGCACTTTCCGAGATTATTAAGAGTTTGGGTGGATGA